GATATCTATGTCGCACTCGGCGAATCAGTCGGTGGCGATGGCGCGTGGGCGGTGCGTGTCTACATCAAGCCGTTCGTGCGCTGGATCTGGCTCGGCGCGTTATTCATGATGCTCGGCGGATTTGTCGCGGCGACCGATCGACGTTTCCGCACGCTGCCGGAACCGCCACTGGCCGAGGTCACAAAACCAGCCTCGCCGATCATTATCGTCGAGGCAAACGCCTGATGGGCCGCCTGCTGCCGTTGTTCGGTTTTCTTGCGCTGTTCGCCCTGCTCGGCTTCGGCATCTGGTGGAATCAATATCACGAAACCAACGAAATTCCGTCGCCGCTGATCGGCAAACACGCGCCCGAGTTCACACTTCCACTTCTGGACAATGCGCAAAAATCCATAAGTGAACAATCACTGCGTGGCGAGCCGTATCTGCTCAATGTATTCGCCAGCTGGTGTGTCGCCTGCGAGGAGGAACATCCGGTGTTGACGCAATACGCACCGCAACTCGGCGTGAAACTGATCGGCTACAACTACAAGGATCAGCCCGACGATGCGAAACGCTGGCTGGCGCGATTCGGCAATCCCTATGCGCTGACGATTGCCGATTTGCCGGGTAGCGTCGCAATCGATTTCGGCGTGTACGCAGCGCCGGAGAGTTTTCTGGTCGATGCGAGCGGCGTGATTCGCTACAAGCGCATCGGCCCGTTCACAGCGCAGATCATCGAGCAAGAACTCAAGCCGATGATCGCAAAATTATCGTCGAGCGCCACACCATGAAACCGTACCTGACGCTGTTATTGCTCGCGCTGGTTTTGTGCTGCAGTTCGGCGCAGGCGATCGATCCGCTGCCGTTCAAGGATCGCGCCGAAGAGCTGAGATTTCAGTTGCTCACCAAACAGTTGCGCTGCCCGCTGTGCCAGAACGAAAGCCTCGCCGATTCGCAAGCCGGCGTGGCCAAAGACCTGCGCCAGAAAGTGTTTGCGATGATGCAAGCCGGGCAATCGGATGAGCAGATCAAGACCTTTCTGACCGATCGCTACAGCAATTTTGTGCTGTACGATCCCCCGCTCAAAGGCGGCACCTTGCTGCTCTGGTTCGGCCCGCTCGCCGCGTTGATAACCGGCGGTTTTGCCTTGCTGCTGATCGTGCGCCGCCGTGCGCGCCAGGCCGTCGTCGTCAGCACCACCACCGCGTCCGAGGAAGATTGGTAGTGACTTTATTTGTCGTAATCGCCGCGCTGATGCTGATATTCGCGCTGGCCTGCGTGCTCATTCCGCTGGTGCGCAGCGGGCAGGCGAATGTGGATCCCGCCACGTTGGCGCGACGTCGCTTGAAAGTGCTCGACGACGCGCGCGCCAACGAGATCATCAGCGCGCAGGAATATACGAGCAAACGCGAAGTGCTCGCGCAGGAATTGCTGAGCGCGCTCGAACCGAAATCCGTGCCGCGTTCGCGCGCCGCGCAGATTGCCATTCTCGTGGTCGCGCTGCTGTTGCCGGCCAGTGCGATCGTGCTGTATCGCATCCTCGGCCAACCGCTCGCACTCGATGCGCAAGCGGTCGCGGCACTAAGCAAGCCCGCCACCGATTCGCCCGAAGCGCAAGCTGCGGACATGCAGCAAGCCATCGCTGGGCTGGCCGCAAAACTGCAACTGAAACCCGACGATGCCGAAGGCTGGACCTTGCTCGGTCGCGCCTACAAAAGTACCGAGCGGTTTGCCGAGGCGCGCGACGCGCTCAAGCACGCGAGCGATCTGCAGCCGGAGCAGCCCGATACGATGATCGAATACGCCGAGGCGCTGGCACTTGCGAGCGAATCGCGGCATATCGGTGGCGAGCCGCGTGTATTGCTCGAACGCGCGCTCAAGCTTGATCCGCAGAATCAGCGTGGCCTCTGGCTGCTCGGTATCGGCGATTATCAGCAAGGGAAATTTGCCAGCGCGATTGCGACCTGGAACGGCCTGCTGGTTTTGCTGCCGAAGGATTCCGAAGTCGCAAATTCGGTAAAGCAACAGATCGCCGAAGCGCAGTCGCAGTTGTCCGGCACTGCGATACCAGCGCCCGCAGCAATAGGCGAGCCGGCAAAAAATTCCACGGCGACTAAGCCATCCGCTACAGAAAACACGACGGCAAATGCGGTCGCGCCAAAACTCACGGTGCATGTCGTGCTCGATGCAAAACTCAAGGATCAACTGGCGCCCGGCGCCACCTTGTTTATCTACGCCAAGGCCGTCAGCGGGCCGCCGATGCCGCTCGCGATCCAGCGCCTGCGTGCCGATCAATTGCCGATCACGATCACGCTCGATGACAGCATGGCGATGATGCCAAGCATGAAACTCTCGCTGTTTCCGCAAGTCGTGGTTGGCGCGCGCATCTCGAAATCCGGCAATGCCATCGCGCAAAGTGGCGATCTGCAGACGCTATCGAAACCGCTGCCGATCACGCAGAAAGAGGGGATTGAATTGAGCATCGATCAGGTCGTACCCTGATAAAAGCTTAGCGCTCCCGCGACGGCGATGACGCCATACTTCTGAAACTTTTTTAAACCTCAGCACACAAGGCATGTCATGGAACTGAATCCGCTCGAAGGCATTGAAGGCCATCATCACGCCGAGGCCGCCAGTCGCTTGCAGGCGTTCGTCGCTATCAGCGTGGCATTGCTCGCCACGTTCATGGCGCTGTGCCACGTCAAGGACGATAACGTGCTGCAAGGCATGCAGCAGGCGCGCGCGCAGAAGATCGACGACTGGGGATTTTATCAGGCGCGCAATCTGCGCCATGAAGTCGCGCTCGCCACGCAGACCCAGCTCAGCCTCGATGTACTTGGCGCTGCTGCCGAAAACAAACAGGCATACAGCGACGCCATCGCCAAATACAAAGCGCTCGCCGAAGAACAAGACAGCAAAAAAGAAGAAGTCAAAAAACAGGCTGAAGCCGATGACGTGAAATACGAAGCGCTGGAAGTTTTCCATCATCGTTTCGATCTCGCAGAAGCCTTCGCCTCGATCGGCATCGCGTTGCTCGCGTTGTCGGCGCTCACACATAAACGCTGGCTATTTGCGATCGCGCTGTTTCCGTCAGTGATCAGCGTGGGGTTTGGTTTGTGGGGATTGATTACGGCGATGGCTGCGGGATAAGCCGTGCTAGGCATCTGAGAATCGAAACATGCGCCGCCAGATCTCACCTGATGAGCTAGATTCCCTCTACTGCAGCATTGGCAAGTGCGTTTGGCATCTGCAGTACGTGGAAGATGCTCTTCAAACTCTACTAACGTTGAAGGTCGACATCAAAGCTCCGGGAGGCGTAACTGAGGCCGAGGCAAAAGAGCTGCTTGCGAAACATCGACGCGCGACGCTTGGCACATCTTTACGTACCGCAGAGAAGCACAACGCATTGCCTATGGAAGTCATGTCTCGCTTATCCCAGTTCAAGGAAGAGCGCGATTGGCTCGTTCACAAGTCGGTCAATAAAGACGGGGAAGGTTTGTATACTAGCGAAGGTCGGTCGGCAATATTTGGACGACTAAATGCATTTGTAGATGAAGCTATGTCGCTTCAACGAGCTCTCGGGCTTGAGGTGGCCACCTTCATCGAGTCACACGGCTTGAGCGTTGCGAAAGTCGATGAACTGGGAAGGCAGAAGATCGCGCGCCTCAAAGGCAATGTCTAGCCATTCCTTTAAGAGAACCATCGCAATCGTATTCATTCTCAATGCATCAGGCGGTAGCTTCTGAAATCAATCCGAGGCCATGCGATCTTGCATGACGCATTCGGCGCAAATCAGCGATTCGGAATCAAAGCACGGCATCGCCAAAGCGTATGCGCCGACGCCTGATATTTATGCTCGAATGGCGTCAATGCCATCTCGGGAATAAATTCTTCGACGCTCGCTACGATGCCCGCGCAATCGAGCGCCTGCGCAAATTCGTCGGCGTAAATTCGCCAGTTGCAACGCAGCTCCAATGTACCACCGAGCGCGAGCAAACTCGGGAATACCGGGTGCGCATGCCAGCGTCGTTTCAGATGTTCCGGCTTGGGCCACGGATTCGGGTAAAGCAAATATTGATGTCGCACGCGCCAACCGGCCTGCGCCGCAAGCCGCCAGAAGTCGCCGAGATCGCAGCGCAGCAGCGAGGCGTTTTTCGGTGCGCCGGGCTGCTGCAATAATCGTTGTCCCTGCGCCAGTCGCAACTCGGATTTATCGATACCGATCACGTGGCAATCCGCATGCTGCCGTGCCAAAGCCAGTGTGCTGACGCCAGTGCCGCAACCGGTATCGAGTATCAGTGGCTTCGGATCGGGCAAAGCCGAAAGTTTTGCAGCAAGCCCAGCGAACGCGCTCAGGCTCACTTGCGAAGGCGGACGCAGAAACTCGGTATGCAAATGCTTTTGCACGACCTCGCGCAGCCTCGCATGCGGCCCTTGCTGCGAGCTCTGGATGGGTTGGGAATTGGCAAACATCAATGCAGACTTATCGCGAAAAACAGTCAGTATCGTCTCATGGTGAATCGCGCAATGACTCGCGCGGCACGACCGCCTGTAGCCGATCGTTGAAGGTTTTCAGTTGTCGCGCATCGAGCAGGCCAACCAGTTTTTCCATCTTTGCGGCGAGGCCGGCCAACGCCTCGGCATACGCATGCTCGTTGTCGGCGAGATCCTGCACGAACACCAGCGGTAGCTGCGCCGCGCCACTGCTGGTGGACGTGAATCGCCGGGCGCGCGCTTTTTCGATTTCGTCGCAGTCGCGCATGGCGTATTGCATAGCCGACCACGCATCGATCTGCTCGGGCTTGAGCAGCAGATCGAGTTTGAGTTGCTGCAATTGACCGAAGATCGTATCGATCGGCTGCGCCGCCTGCTCCGGCGTCAGCGTGCGTTGTTGCGGTGTATTGCCGTGGTTGCCGCCGCCATGCCCGCCACCGCCTTTGCCGCCGCCAAAACCCTGCGCGCACACCGACGATGTGGATAGGCATATCGCCGCAAACCAGAGAAAGCCGACGATCAATATTTGCTGCGTTGATGTCATCGTCGTACGTACCATTTCATCCGCCTTGTCGTTATTCATGAGGGAAATGCAAACTCTTTCGCGAACACCACGCGCAGGAATGCGGCTTGTACAACGCACGTCTGGGAAAATCGTGGACACGCGTCAAATATTTCTGGCATTCCGCAGCGTTTCACACAAGGCTCATGAGTTTTCCAGCGCATGGTAGCGTGACCTTCAGCGCGTGCAAAAGACGAGATACTTCGCGCGAAAATCCCCAACATCCTGCGCGACGAAAGCCGCATATGTTCTAGGCATATCAGGAAAGATCATAGCGCTTGGCGCGATAGTCCTGCACAGTATAAAGTTGAATCTTCGTGCAGCTCGCACAACTCCCTCCCAAAACGAAAACGACTCATGGCTGACGCCAGGCTTTATTACGATTTGCCTTCGCCCTTTGCGATGAAACGCGGCGGCGCCTTGCACGGCGCGCAGCTTGCTTACGAAACCTGGGGTACGTTGAATCCGACGCGCGACAATGGCGTGTTTATCCTCACCGGATTGTCACCGAGCGCGCATGCGACATCGAATGAGGTCGATGCCAGCGATGGCTGGTGGGAAGGCATTATCGGCCCCGGCAAGGCAATCGATACCGATAAATATTTCGTGATCTGCGCGAATACACTCGGCAGTTGCCGCGGTTCAAGCGGACCGGCCTCGATCAATCCTGCCACTGGCAAATTGTATCGACTGGAATTTCCCGAACTCGCGCTCGAAGACGTCGCCAACGCCAGTCATGCGCTCGTGACAAGTCTAGGCATCGAGCAACTCGCCTGCCTGGTTGGCTGCTCGATGGGCGGCATGAGTTCGCTCGCTTACATGCTGCTGCATCCTGGCAGCGTCGCGGCGCATATCAGCATCTCTACCGCGCCGCAGGCGCAGCCGTTTGCGATCGCGATCCGCTCGTTGCAGCGCGAGGCGATCCGCAGCGATCCGGCGTGGAACGACGGCAGTTACGACGATGCCCACTACCCGCTCAATGGCATGCGCATCGCGCGCAAACTCGGCGTGGTGATGTATCGCTCGGCGATGGAATGGAGCGGACGTTTCGGTCGCATCCGGCTTGAGTCCGACCAGCGCCACGATGAAGCGTTCTCCAGCGAATTCCAGATCGAATCGTATCTCGAAGGCCACGCGCAACGCTTCGCGCGCAGCTTCGATCCAAACAGTTATCTGTATCTGTCGCGCGCCAGCGACTGGTTCGACATCGCCGAATACGGCGGCGGAAAAGTCAGCGACGGCATGCTGAAAATCGGCATCGAGCGCGCACTGGTGATCGGCGTCGAGACCGACATTCTGTTCCCGTTATCGCAACAGCAGGAAATCGCCGATGGCTTGCGTGCGGCCGGGGCCAACGTCGATTTTGTGCCACTGGATTGTCCGCAGGGACACGATGCCTTTTTGGTCGAGATCGACGTGTTTGGCGCGGCTATCGCGCAATTCCTGGCCAGCTTGTAAAATACGCCGCAACAACCTTCGCGACTATCGCCATGCTTGCTCTTGAGTTTCCCGGTTGTACCCATTTGATCGAAGCGCTCGACGCCGCCGTGCGTCAGGATTCCACCCACGCGATTACCGATACGCTGCGCCACACCCTGTGCACGTTGATTCGCGATGACTCGGTGCGCCTGCCGGAATGTGTGCTCGAAGCCTATACCGATCACTACGCGCGCCGCGAAATCTACACCAGCCGCGAGCTCGGCTACAGCGTCATCGCGATGACTTGGGGGCCGGGTCAAGGCACCAGCATCCACGATCACGCCGGCATGTGGTGTGTCGAAGGCGTGTGGCTCGGCGCGCTCGAAATCACCCAGTACGAACTCATCGAAAACGAAGCCGAACGTTTTCGTTTCGAATCACGCGGCTCGATCCAGGCTGGCACCGGTTCCGCCGGCAGCCTGATCCCGCCGCACGAGTATCACACCATCCGCAATCCCAGCACCGATGCCGTCACCGTATCGCTGCACATCTATCGCGGCAGCATGACCGAGTGCTCGGTATTCCAGCCGGTCGGCGACGGCTGGTATCAGCGCGATCGGCGCAAGCTCAGCCTCGACCTCACGCATTGAGAATCGGCCGCTGCGCAAAAAAATCGGCGCCGAGTGGTTACAAGCGCCACCGCATCGAATATACTTCGCGTCCTCTCCGTGCCGGAGTGGCGGAATTGGTAGACGCGGCGGACTCAAAATCCGTTATTGGTGACAATGTGTGGGTTCGAGTCCCTCCCCCGGCACCATGATCTTTCGGATCATCGATACATTTTGCAATATCAGCAACTTACGCGCTTAGCCTCTCCGAACTAGAGAGGCCAAATGTAGCACGATATGTAGCAATGAATGTAGCAACCTAAAGCCTGTGGTTATCGAGTGTGAACTCGCATCGCGAACAAGCATTTGGCGTTTGTGTGCAACAGCTGCTGAGAGGCCTCACAAGCGTTGTGCGATTCAGCATTCCATCTCAAGCGGGCTTCATGGTGAGGGCGGTAGTCCGATCACCTCATATTTTGGCGCACCAAAGTTTTGCATTGATTCGATAACGACGACTTGCGTTCCGCTTGCTACTTGCATTCCCGATGGAACAACTACTTGCACGAGTCGTCTATCGTTGAGTCTCACTGCCGCCACGCCGAAAATATGACCCATGCCGCTTTGAGCTGGCCCCACCGACTCTACGACCCCGGCTAGTTCGGCGGTTTGACCCGTGCGATGTCTTAGTGAGGGAATGACCGCCAGACCGCACAGCAGTAGTCCCGCTACAATCGCTGCTAGGGTGTTGCCTTTCGGACTGCGACTGCTAGGTTTCACGTCTTCATTTCAAGCTGTACTCGAACGAAAGTTTACCAGTTGCATAAGGCTATCGTGACGAACGGATCGAACTGCCTGTGCGGATGTTTTACTAGAACAGGCCGA
The sequence above is drawn from the Pseudolysobacter antarcticus genome and encodes:
- a CDS encoding DsbE family thiol:disulfide interchange protein codes for the protein MGRLLPLFGFLALFALLGFGIWWNQYHETNEIPSPLIGKHAPEFTLPLLDNAQKSISEQSLRGEPYLLNVFASWCVACEEEHPVLTQYAPQLGVKLIGYNYKDQPDDAKRWLARFGNPYALTIADLPGSVAIDFGVYAAPESFLVDASGVIRYKRIGPFTAQIIEQELKPMIAKLSSSATP
- a CDS encoding cytochrome c-type biogenesis protein, whose product is MKPYLTLLLLALVLCCSSAQAIDPLPFKDRAEELRFQLLTKQLRCPLCQNESLADSQAGVAKDLRQKVFAMMQAGQSDEQIKTFLTDRYSNFVLYDPPLKGGTLLLWFGPLAALITGGFALLLIVRRRARQAVVVSTTTASEEDW
- the ccmI gene encoding c-type cytochrome biogenesis protein CcmI yields the protein MTLFVVIAALMLIFALACVLIPLVRSGQANVDPATLARRRLKVLDDARANEIISAQEYTSKREVLAQELLSALEPKSVPRSRAAQIAILVVALLLPASAIVLYRILGQPLALDAQAVAALSKPATDSPEAQAADMQQAIAGLAAKLQLKPDDAEGWTLLGRAYKSTERFAEARDALKHASDLQPEQPDTMIEYAEALALASESRHIGGEPRVLLERALKLDPQNQRGLWLLGIGDYQQGKFASAIATWNGLLVLLPKDSEVANSVKQQIAEAQSQLSGTAIPAPAAIGEPAKNSTATKPSATENTTANAVAPKLTVHVVLDAKLKDQLAPGATLFIYAKAVSGPPMPLAIQRLRADQLPITITLDDSMAMMPSMKLSLFPQVVVGARISKSGNAIAQSGDLQTLSKPLPITQKEGIELSIDQVVP
- a CDS encoding DUF4337 domain-containing protein, whose translation is MELNPLEGIEGHHHAEAASRLQAFVAISVALLATFMALCHVKDDNVLQGMQQARAQKIDDWGFYQARNLRHEVALATQTQLSLDVLGAAAENKQAYSDAIAKYKALAEEQDSKKEEVKKQAEADDVKYEALEVFHHRFDLAEAFASIGIALLALSALTHKRWLFAIALFPSVISVGFGLWGLITAMAAG
- the trmB gene encoding tRNA (guanine(46)-N(7))-methyltransferase TrmB, with protein sequence MFANSQPIQSSQQGPHARLREVVQKHLHTEFLRPPSQVSLSAFAGLAAKLSALPDPKPLILDTGCGTGVSTLALARQHADCHVIGIDKSELRLAQGQRLLQQPGAPKNASLLRCDLGDFWRLAAQAGWRVRHQYLLYPNPWPKPEHLKRRWHAHPVFPSLLALGGTLELRCNWRIYADEFAQALDCAGIVASVEEFIPEMALTPFEHKYQASAHTLWRCRALIPNR
- the metX gene encoding homoserine O-acetyltransferase MetX — protein: MADARLYYDLPSPFAMKRGGALHGAQLAYETWGTLNPTRDNGVFILTGLSPSAHATSNEVDASDGWWEGIIGPGKAIDTDKYFVICANTLGSCRGSSGPASINPATGKLYRLEFPELALEDVANASHALVTSLGIEQLACLVGCSMGGMSSLAYMLLHPGSVAAHISISTAPQAQPFAIAIRSLQREAIRSDPAWNDGSYDDAHYPLNGMRIARKLGVVMYRSAMEWSGRFGRIRLESDQRHDEAFSSEFQIESYLEGHAQRFARSFDPNSYLYLSRASDWFDIAEYGGGKVSDGMLKIGIERALVIGVETDILFPLSQQQEIADGLRAAGANVDFVPLDCPQGHDAFLVEIDVFGAAIAQFLASL
- a CDS encoding cysteine dioxygenase family protein; amino-acid sequence: MLALEFPGCTHLIEALDAAVRQDSTHAITDTLRHTLCTLIRDDSVRLPECVLEAYTDHYARREIYTSRELGYSVIAMTWGPGQGTSIHDHAGMWCVEGVWLGALEITQYELIENEAERFRFESRGSIQAGTGSAGSLIPPHEYHTIRNPSTDAVTVSLHIYRGSMTECSVFQPVGDGWYQRDRRKLSLDLTH